A window of the Egibacter rhizosphaerae genome harbors these coding sequences:
- a CDS encoding plastocyanin/azurin family copper-binding protein, giving the protein MTRRLMLLAVLLVFGLAGCFSAEPEVTEEEQVPADQRDEVAEEPAEDADDDEAADDGEAEETVEFVADDNFYEDLPDSVSAGTVEFVMDNQGAAEHDMVIEELGDEEVVELTPGGETASGTVELEPGEYTLYCSVPGHREAGMEATITVEG; this is encoded by the coding sequence ATGACCCGCAGGCTCATGCTGCTCGCCGTCCTGCTCGTGTTCGGCCTCGCCGGCTGCTTCAGCGCCGAGCCGGAGGTCACCGAGGAGGAGCAGGTGCCCGCCGACCAGCGCGACGAGGTGGCGGAGGAGCCGGCGGAGGACGCCGACGACGACGAGGCCGCCGACGACGGCGAGGCGGAGGAGACCGTCGAGTTCGTCGCCGACGACAACTTCTACGAGGATCTGCCCGACTCGGTGTCGGCGGGCACGGTCGAGTTCGTGATGGACAACCAGGGCGCGGCCGAGCACGACATGGTGATCGAGGAGCTGGGCGACGAGGAGGTCGTCGAGCTGACCCCCGGCGGCGAGACCGCCTCGGGCACCGTGGAGCTGGAGCCGGGGGAGTACACGCTGTACTGCTCGGTTCCCGGGCACCGCGAGGCGGGCATGGAGGCGACCATCACCGTCGAGGGCTGA
- a CDS encoding acetyl/propionyl/methylcrotonyl-CoA carboxylase subunit alpha, translating to MQGPVLVANRGEIAWRVLRACRERGLPTVAVYSEADRDAPWLAAADDAHLLGPAPAAESYLDTERLLAVARRAGAEAVHPGYGFLSESAEFARAVTEAGMVWIGPPAEAIEAMGDKLSARAAATTAECPVVPGTMEPTDDPEVVRAFAEQHGFPIAIKAAHGGGGRGLKVVRDPVGLEDALEGAQREAVAAFGRGEVYVERYLRRPRHVEIQVLADHHGHLVHLGERDCSTQRRHQKLIEEAPAPHLDPAVRDAMGTAALRVAREVGYTGAGTCEFLYEDGEFFFLEMNTRLQVEHPVTELVTGQDIVQWQLRIAAGEPLELTQSDVVLRGHAIEARVNAEHVAASFAPSPGRVTRWSPPGGPGVRVDAGVVTGWAIPRDYDSLMAKIVAYGADREEARRKLLAACEEALVEGVPTTLDFHRFALAHEDFIAGAVATVSVEHEWDLSPIAPAAPPEPSEGPARPSRTLTVEVGGRRLDVSVFDDRSTPSSSRRRATARSAVGGGPGEVTAPMQGTITKTSVAVGDPVHAGDVLVVLEAMKMENHVTAPRDGVVERVAVGPGDHVDLGAPLVTIAAEEAASASHA from the coding sequence ATGCAGGGTCCCGTGCTCGTCGCGAACCGCGGCGAGATCGCCTGGCGCGTGCTGCGCGCCTGCCGGGAGCGCGGTCTGCCGACCGTCGCGGTCTACTCCGAGGCGGACCGCGACGCGCCGTGGCTCGCGGCCGCCGACGATGCGCACCTGCTGGGCCCGGCCCCGGCAGCGGAGAGCTATCTGGACACCGAGCGTCTGCTCGCCGTCGCGCGGCGCGCCGGGGCCGAGGCGGTCCATCCCGGGTACGGGTTCCTGTCCGAGAGCGCCGAGTTCGCGAGAGCCGTCACCGAGGCCGGGATGGTGTGGATCGGCCCCCCTGCCGAGGCGATCGAGGCGATGGGCGACAAGCTGTCGGCCCGCGCGGCCGCGACCACCGCCGAGTGTCCGGTCGTGCCGGGCACGATGGAGCCCACCGACGACCCCGAGGTCGTCCGCGCCTTCGCGGAGCAGCACGGCTTCCCGATCGCGATCAAGGCCGCGCACGGGGGCGGCGGCCGTGGCCTCAAGGTGGTGCGCGACCCCGTGGGGCTCGAGGATGCCCTCGAGGGGGCCCAGCGGGAGGCGGTGGCCGCGTTCGGACGCGGCGAGGTCTACGTGGAGCGCTACCTCCGCCGCCCGCGGCACGTCGAGATCCAGGTGCTCGCCGATCACCACGGGCACCTCGTGCACCTCGGCGAGCGCGACTGCTCCACCCAGCGGCGTCACCAGAAGCTCATCGAGGAGGCGCCCGCGCCCCACCTCGACCCCGCGGTCCGCGACGCGATGGGCACCGCGGCCCTGCGCGTCGCACGAGAGGTCGGCTACACCGGCGCCGGCACCTGCGAGTTCCTCTACGAGGACGGCGAGTTCTTCTTCCTCGAGATGAACACGCGCCTGCAGGTCGAGCATCCCGTGACCGAGCTCGTGACCGGCCAGGACATCGTGCAGTGGCAGCTGCGCATCGCCGCCGGCGAGCCGCTCGAGCTCACGCAGTCCGACGTCGTCCTGCGGGGTCATGCGATCGAGGCGCGCGTGAACGCCGAGCACGTCGCGGCCTCGTTCGCGCCCTCGCCGGGACGGGTGACCCGCTGGAGCCCTCCCGGCGGACCGGGAGTTCGGGTCGACGCCGGCGTGGTGACCGGATGGGCGATCCCCCGCGACTACGACTCGCTGATGGCGAAGATCGTCGCGTACGGCGCGGACCGCGAGGAAGCTCGACGCAAGCTGCTGGCGGCCTGCGAGGAGGCCCTCGTCGAGGGCGTGCCGACCACGCTCGACTTCCATCGGTTCGCGCTGGCCCACGAGGACTTCATCGCCGGGGCGGTCGCGACCGTGTCGGTCGAGCACGAGTGGGACCTGTCACCGATCGCGCCCGCGGCGCCTCCCGAGCCCTCGGAGGGGCCGGCCCGGCCATCACGGACCCTGACGGTCGAGGTGGGTGGACGGCGCCTCGACGTGAGCGTGTTCGACGATCGCTCGACGCCATCGAGCTCCCGGCGCCGGGCGACCGCCCGCTCGGCCGTCGGCGGCGGACCCGGCGAGGTCACCGCACCCATGCAGGGCACGATCACCAAGACCTCGGTGGCGGTCGGGGACCCCGTCCACGCCGGTGACGTCCTCGTGGTGCTCGAGGCGATGAAGATGGAGAACCACGTCACCGCCCCGCGCGACGGCGTCGTCGAGCGGGTCGCCGTCGGCCCCGGGGACCACGTGGACCTGGGTGCGCCGCTCGTGACGATCGCTGCCGAGGAGGCCGCGTCCGCGTCACACGCCTGA
- a CDS encoding acyl-CoA dehydrogenase family protein — protein MGEDLSNETPANGSDEPPASSFTKSLFRGELHDEMLSPYPRLSGDERVRADELIAAVHEVAERHHDPWEIERRGWIGDEFLAALGEEGLLGLSVPTELGGQGLSQTAYCRVSEEFGRIDGTLAVVMGVHQSLGTKAIQLFGTQEQRERWLPDLARGSKLAAFALTEPGAGSDASSLATRATPQADGSWRLDGEKRWIGNGDKDVLVAFASIVGEDGGGHIALVVEQGMEGLSSPFGYETMGLKGNALRHVRFDGVRVPPENVLGEPGEGFGVAMHVLNHGRMSLGTGAVGGAKRLLELAINHTRSRRQFGHPLADFGLVREKVAWTVAHTYAIEAMAYQTTGLHDAGVPDVALESAMVKIASTEFLWYAANRAFQLAGGSAYMAGSPYEKILRDIRVYPIFEGANDVLRLFVAMAGLKPLGDELREVASFELTQPVRTIGLIADYVLGRVQRELRSDRMTSAHASLSDLAQPVASQVGDLRGASEQLLRRHGRGVTEQQGQLKRLAHVAMDLYAQAAVVSRLTRRIDEVGVEMVGEERELAETFCARSQQRVRRHLRQLEDNDDDRLDAIARVAYEEGGYRYDVFR, from the coding sequence CGAACGGATCCGACGAGCCTCCGGCGTCGTCGTTCACCAAGTCGTTGTTCCGCGGGGAGCTGCACGACGAGATGCTCTCGCCCTACCCGCGCTTGAGCGGGGACGAGCGGGTACGCGCCGACGAACTGATCGCCGCGGTCCACGAGGTGGCCGAGCGCCACCACGACCCCTGGGAGATCGAGCGACGAGGGTGGATCGGCGACGAGTTCCTCGCGGCACTCGGTGAGGAGGGCCTGCTGGGGCTGTCGGTGCCGACCGAACTGGGTGGCCAAGGACTGTCGCAGACGGCCTACTGCCGGGTCTCGGAGGAGTTCGGGCGCATCGACGGCACGCTCGCGGTCGTGATGGGCGTGCACCAGTCACTCGGGACGAAGGCCATCCAGCTGTTCGGTACCCAGGAGCAACGCGAGCGCTGGTTGCCGGACCTCGCGCGCGGCTCCAAGCTCGCCGCCTTCGCCCTGACCGAGCCCGGTGCCGGCAGCGACGCGTCCAGCCTCGCGACGCGCGCGACACCGCAGGCGGACGGCTCCTGGCGCCTCGACGGCGAGAAGCGCTGGATCGGCAACGGCGACAAGGACGTGCTCGTCGCGTTCGCCTCCATCGTGGGGGAGGACGGGGGCGGGCACATCGCCCTCGTCGTCGAGCAGGGCATGGAAGGGCTCTCGTCGCCCTTCGGCTACGAGACGATGGGCCTGAAAGGCAACGCGCTGCGGCACGTGCGGTTCGACGGGGTCCGCGTCCCGCCCGAGAACGTGCTCGGCGAGCCCGGGGAGGGCTTCGGCGTCGCGATGCACGTCCTCAACCACGGCCGCATGTCGCTCGGCACCGGCGCGGTCGGCGGCGCGAAGCGCCTCCTCGAGCTCGCGATCAACCACACGCGCAGCCGCCGGCAGTTCGGCCACCCGCTCGCCGACTTCGGGCTCGTGCGGGAGAAGGTCGCCTGGACGGTCGCGCACACCTACGCGATCGAGGCGATGGCGTACCAGACCACCGGCCTGCACGACGCCGGCGTGCCCGACGTCGCGCTCGAGTCGGCGATGGTGAAGATCGCCTCCACGGAGTTCCTGTGGTACGCGGCGAACCGCGCGTTCCAGCTCGCCGGGGGCAGCGCCTACATGGCCGGCAGCCCGTACGAGAAGATCCTGCGCGACATCCGCGTGTACCCGATCTTCGAGGGCGCCAACGACGTGCTGCGCCTGTTCGTCGCGATGGCGGGACTCAAGCCCCTGGGCGACGAGCTCCGGGAGGTGGCCTCGTTCGAGCTCACCCAGCCGGTGCGGACCATCGGGCTGATCGCGGACTACGTCCTCGGCCGGGTCCAGCGCGAGCTCCGCAGCGACCGGATGACCTCGGCGCACGCGTCGCTGTCGGACCTCGCGCAGCCGGTCGCGAGTCAGGTCGGCGACCTGCGCGGGGCGAGCGAGCAGCTGCTGCGCCGTCACGGTCGGGGCGTGACCGAGCAGCAGGGGCAACTGAAACGGCTCGCGCACGTGGCCATGGACCTCTACGCGCAGGCGGCGGTCGTGTCCCGGCTGACGCGGAGGATCGACGAGGTGGGGGTCGAGATGGTCGGTGAGGAGCGCGAGCTCGCCGAGACGTTCTGCGCGCGTTCCCAGCAACGGGTCCGCCGCCACCTGCGTCAGCTCGAGGACAACGACGACGACCGGCTCGACGCGATCGCCCGGGTCGCCTACGAGGAGGGCGGGTACCGCTACGACGTGTTCCGGTAG